A window from Chiloscyllium punctatum isolate Juve2018m chromosome 3, sChiPun1.3, whole genome shotgun sequence encodes these proteins:
- the tent5aa gene encoding terminal nucleotidyltransferase 5A has translation MADENANTNCSSFNVLNWEQVQRLDRILTETIPIHGRGNFPTLEVKPRQIVQVVRSRLEEKRIRVRDVRLNGSAASHVLHQRSGLGYKDLDLIFRADLSGDKEFQTVKNVVLDCLLDFLPEGVNKEKITPLTLKEAYVQKMVKVCNDSDRWSLISLSNNSGKNVELKFVDSLRRQFEFSVDAFQINLDSLLLFYECSEHPMSEHFHPTILGESVYGDFEEALEHLQHKVIATRNPEEIRGGGLLKYCNLLVRGFRAASESEMKALQRYMCSRFFIDFSDIGEQQRKLESYLQNHFLGLEDRKYDYLMTLQRVVNESTVCLMGHERRQTLNLITMLALRVLAEQNIIPNVANVTCYYQPAPYVTDANFNNYYIAHVQPVFTCQQHTYSTWLPCN, from the coding sequence ATGGCTGATGAAAATGCCAACACGAATTGCAGTAGTTTTAACGTTTTGAACTGGGAGCAAGTGCAGCGGCTGGACAGGATCCTAACGGAGACGATCCCGATCCACGGGCGGGGTAACTTCCCGACCCTGGAGGTGAAGCCCCGGCAGATCGTGCAGGTGGTGCGGAGCCGCTTGGAGGAGAAGCGGATCCGGGTGCGGGATGTGCGGCTGAACGGCTCGGCGGCCAGTCACGTCCTGCACCAACGCAGCGGGCTGGGCTACAAGGACCTGGACCTCATCTTCCGGGCTGACCTCAGCGGGGACAAGGAGTTCCAGACGGTCAAGAACGTGGTGCTGGATTGCCTCTTGGATTTTTTGCCCGAGGGCGTGAATAAGGAGAAGATCACCCCGCTGACCCTGAAGGAAGCCTACGTGCAGAAGATGGTGAAAGTTTGCAACGACTCGGACCGCTGGAGCCTCATCTCGCTGTCCAACAACAGCGGCAAGAACGTCGAGCTGAAGTTCGTGGACTCGCTGCGGCGCCAGTTCGAGTTCAGCGTGGACGCCTTCCAGATCAACCTGGACTCGCTGCTGCTTTTCTACGAGTGCTCGGAGCACCCCATGTCCGAGCACTTCCACCCCACCATCCTGGGCGAGAGCGTCTACGGCGACTTCGAGGAGGCGCTGGAGCATCTGCAGCACAAGGTGATCGCCACCAGGAACCCCGAGGAGATCCGCGGCGGCGGCCTCCTCAAGTACTGCAACCTGCTGGTGCGGGGCTTCCGGGCGGCCTCCGAGAGCGAGATGAAGGCGCTGCAGCGGTACATGTGCTCCCGCTTCTTCATCGACTTCTCGGACATCGGCGAGCAGCAGAGGAAGCTGGAGTCCTACCTGCAGAACCACTTCCTGGGTCTGGAGGACCGTAAGTACGACTACCTGATGACCCTGCAGAGGGTGGTCAACGAGAGCACCGTCTGCCTGATGGGACACGAGCGGAGGCAGACCTTGAACCTCATCACCATGCTGGCCCTCCGGGTCCTGGCCGAGCAGAACATCATCCCCAATGTGGCCAATGTGACCTGCTACTACCAGCCGGCTCCTTACGTGACCGACGCCAACTTCAACAACTACTACATTGCCCATGTGCAGCCGGTGTTTACCTGCCAGCAGCACACCTACTCGACCTGGCTGCCCTGCAACTGA